A region from the Canis lupus dingo isolate Sandy chromosome X, ASM325472v2, whole genome shotgun sequence genome encodes:
- the LOC112655275 gene encoding transcription factor SPT20 homolog — protein sequence MQQAVERALDRADYVIASAQQRPPKRKCSSSGAASLFEKLYDIYVEECGKEPEATEELRSNANLLEKLVRRESLACLVVNLHPGGEGYSLMLEGKQGSCSETIRLPYEEGELLEYLDAEELPPALVDLLEQSQVNIFHCGCVIAQVRDYRQCSHGEPAGYQTRHVLLRPTMQTLACDMQSITSDGQQWTEEEKLLLESQLILATAEPLCLDPSLSVACAANRLLYNKQKMNTRPMKRSFRRYSAPSLTRQQELSQCPPPPELGLWASCKKSRQSQAGQRYDLKISKAGSCVDLWKRRPCDLAVPSEVDVQKYARGKRPARCHVSPAGVWPAPEVRDDGVFGYEGGREPQTTEPASTQPPSNPPFCGQRRPWHRAGRERPTSPPRSATDGRPNRVPPESKADAGRLVVRPEAVGQQKARGPATAWSPGPSGSAGPGGPPPGKPAQQPTTTTTTTTTTAAVSVWSPVLGKGVRHPPLRIRLPWSSGESWPGDSFPPGEEASSFLQSPPPAPAPAPPSLSQKPSVGLPGVSPLPAAALSTGSSSQGTLAPRVPADSQPPPGEAIRVRALPAAALAAPVSAWAGASASANSQRPSGEADSPPPPPGDAIRVRALPAAAPAAASSSQRPPAARVSAKSQPPPGEAIRVRALSAAALAAASSSQRPPATPATPATPASAKSQKSAVELIRVSMFPAGALPTAGSSSRTTATPVTVKSQKSSVTQDAGVSRLPTTTLSPASSSQSSPATPVTATSAGRSVVVQAAGPGGRAQAVAGACSPRQGSTAGSAAPAASKPSSAPSGARPPEAVSSAPPVRVQFFLKSASGLRPVTLLELRQDSLLLNAGQQPEQKVYQLIPQDRLQQALTPGPPQPVPQGSSAQGAASPRAASSAQPAVLVKFGAEGSLPQPQAAVSALAQLGSAESQRTPGQSQPRPLQALQLSPASSSQPQPQRQRQRQPPPRGQPQLKPRPQSHPPAPAPAPAPAPASVPAPAPASASPPAPAPEAGTTTENLAGPQLQPQP from the coding sequence ATGCAGCAGGCCGTAGAACGAGCTCTGGACCGTGCGGACTATGTCATCGCGAGTGCCCAGCAGAGGCCTCCTAAAAGGAAATGCTCGTCGAGTGGGGCAGCCTCTCTGTTTGAAAAGCTCTATGACATCTACGTGGAAGAGTGTGGGAAAGAGCCCGAGGCTACGGAGGAACTGAGAAGCAACGCGAACTTGTTAGAGAAGCTGGTTAGGAGAGAGTCGTTGGCGTGTTTAGTGGTCAACCTACACCCAGGAGGGGAGGGATATTCGCTGATGCTGGAGGGGAAGCAGGGCTCCTGCTCGGAGACCATTCGGCTGCCTTACGAGGAAGGCGAGCTGCTCGAATACCTGGATGCTGAAGAGTTGCCTCCTGCCCTGGTGGATCTCCTGGAACAATCTCAGGTTAACATTTTCCACTGTGGGTGTGTCATAGCACAGGTACGGGACTACAGGCAGTGCAGCCACGGGGAGCCTGCCGGCTACCAGACCAGGCACGTTCTCCTGCGCCCCACGATGCAGACCTTAGCCTGCGACATGCAGTCCATAACCAGCGACGGCCAGCAGTGGACCGAGGAAGAGAAACTGTTGCTTGAGAGCCAGCTGATCTTGGCCACCGCCGAACCCCTGTGTCTTGACCCTTCTCTGTCAGTAGCCTGCGCTGCAAACAGGCTGCTCTATAACAAGCAGAAGATGAACACTCGCCCGATGAAAAGGAGCTTCAGGAGGTATTCCGCACCCTCTCTGACTCGCCAGCAGGAGCTGTCTCAATGCCCACCTCCTCCCGAGCTGGGACTATGGGCCTCTTGCAAAAAAAGCAGACAAAGCCAAGCCGGGCAGCGGTACGACCTCAAGATTTCTAAAGCAGGGAGCTGTGTGGATCTGTGGAAACGGAGGCCCTGTGACTTGGCCGTCCCTTCTGAAGTGGATGTGCAGAAATACGCCAGAGGGAAGAGGCCGGCCAGATGCCACGTCTCCCCTGCAGGGGTCTGGCCAGCCCCCGAGGTAAGAGACGATGGTGTGTTTGGCTATGAAGGCGGCCGTGAGCCTCAGACAACGGAGCCGGCCTCCACGCAGCCGCCGAGCAACCCACCTTTCTGTGGACAGAGAAGGCCCTGGCACAGAGCCGGCCGTGAGCGACCGACGTCTCCTCCGCGCTCGGCCACAGATGGCCGTCCGAACCGCGTCCCGCCCGAGTCCAAGGCTGACGCCGGGAGGCTAGTCGTTCGGCCGGAGGCGGTGGGCCAGCAGAAGGCCCGGGGCCCGGCCACCGCGTGGTCACCCGGCCCCAGCGGCTCAGCCGGCCCCGGCGGGCCTCCTCCCGGGAAACCAGCGCAACAgccgacgacgacgacgacgacgacgacgacgacggcGGCGGTGTCGGTTTGGTCTCCAGTCCTGGGGAAGGGCGTCAGACACCCACCTCTGCGCATCAGACTTCcctggagctcaggagagagCTGGCCAGGTGACAGTTTTCCTCCAGGGGAGGAGGCCAGCAGCTTCCTTCAGTCGCCACCTCCCGCTCCTGCTCCGGCGCCACCCAGTCTTTCCCAGAAACCCTCCGTGGGCCTGCCTGGAGTTAGCCCGCTTCCCGCAGCCGCCCTGTCCACCGGCAGCTCCTCGCAGGGGACCCTGGCGCCCAGGGTCCCTGCCGACTCCCAGCCGCCGCCCGGGGAAGCGATCCGAGTTCGCGCGCTTCCCGCGGCCGCCCTGGCCGCCCCGGTCTCGGCCTGGGCCGGGGCCTCGGCCTCGGCCAACTCCCAGCGGCCCTCTGGGGAGGCCgactccccgccgccgccgcctggggACGCGATCCGAGTTCGCGCGCTTCCCGcggccgccccggccgccgccagCTCCTCACAGAGGCCCCCGGCCGCCCGGGTCTCGGCCAAGTCCCAGCCGCCGCCTGGGGAAGCGATCCGAGTTCGCGCGCTCTCTGCAGCCGCCCTGGCCGCCGCCAGCTCCTCACAGAGGCCCCCGGCCACCCCGGCCACCCCGGCCACCCCGGCCTCGGCCAAGTCCCAGAAGTCCGCTGTGGAACTGATTCGAGTCAGCATGTTTCCTGCAGGCGCTTTGCCCACCGCCGGCTCCTCATCAAGAACCACGGCCACCCCGGTCACGGTCAAGTCCCAGAAATCCTCTGTGACTCAGGACGCTGGAGTTAGCAGGCTGCCCACGACCACCCTGTCCCCCGCCAGCTCCTCCCAGAGCAGCCCGGCCACCCCGGTCACGGCCACGTCCGCCGGCCGCAGCGTCGTCGTCCAAGCGGCGGGCCCTGGCGGCCGAGCCCAGGCTGTGGCGggggcctgcagccccaggcagggctctaCCGCCGGCTCCGCGGCTCCTGCGGCAAGTAAGCCCAGCAGCGCGCCCTCGGGAGCTCGGCCACCAGAGGCAGTGTCCTCTGCGCCGCCGGTCCGCGttcagtttttcttaaaaagcGCTTCAGGCCTCAGGCCAGTGACTCTCCTGGAGCTTCGGCAAGATTCGCTCCTTCTGAACGCCGGGCAGCAGCCAGAGCAGAAGGTCTATCAGCTGATTCCCCAGGACCGACTCCAGCAAGCCCTCACTCCCGGCCCTCCGCAGCCAGTGCCACAGGGGTCAAGTGCGCAAGGTGCGGCGAGTCCAAGAGCGGCCTCTTCTGCTCAGCCAGCCGTGCTCGTGAAGTTCGGTGCAGAAGGCAGTTTGCCGCAGCCCCAGGCAGCGGTGTCGGCGCTGGCACAGCTCGGCTCTGCAGAGAGCCAGAGAACACCCGGGCAGAGCCAGCCTCGTCCTCTGCAGGCACTGCAGCTGTCCCCTGCGTCGTCgtcgcagccccagccccagcgccagcgccagcgccagcccccgccccggggtcAGCCCCAGCTGAAGCCCCGGCCCCAGtctcaccccccagccccagccccagccccagccccagccccagcctcagtcccagccccagccccagcctcagcatcacccccagccccagccccagaagCAGGTACAACAACTGAGAATCTTGCAGGGCCCCAGCTGCAGCCTCAGCCCtag